In Odocoileus virginianus isolate 20LAN1187 ecotype Illinois chromosome 23, Ovbor_1.2, whole genome shotgun sequence, one DNA window encodes the following:
- the YARS2 gene encoding tyrosine--tRNA ligase, mitochondrial, which yields MAAPMLRYIFRSQWLGTQGLSGVLSLGLREAHSAAQGLLAVQKARGLFKEFFPERGTKTELPELFDRGTGGKFPQTIYCGFDPTADSLHVGHLLALLGLFHFQRAGHNVIALVGGATARLGDPSGRTKEREALDAERVQSNARALSQGLKALATNHQQLFANGRTWGSFTVLDNSAWYQKQDLVDFLAAVGGHFRMGTLLSRLSVQTRLRSPEGMSLAEFLYQVLQAYDFYYLFQHYGCRVQLGGSDQLGNIMSGYEFIHKLTGEDVFGISVPLITSTTGAKLGKSAGNAVWLNRDKTSPFELYQFFLRQQDDLVERYLKLFTFLPLPEIDHIMQLHVTEPEKRGPQKRLAAEVTKLVHGQEGLASAKRCTQALYHSSIDALEVMSDQELKELFKEASFSELVLDPGTSVLDTCRKANAIPDGPRGYRMITEGGVSINHKQVTNPESVLVVGQHILKNGLSLLKIGKRNFYIIKWLQL from the exons ATGGCGGCGCCCATGTTGCGGTACATTTTCCGGAGCCAGTGGCTTGGTACCCAAGGCCTGTCAGGAGTCTTGTCCTTGGGGCTGCGTGAGGCCCACTCGGCCGCTCAGGGGTTGCTGGCGGTGCAGAAGGCTCGGGGTCTGTTCAAGGAATTCTTCCCCGAGAGGGGTACAAAGACAGAGCTCCCAGAGCTCTTCGACCGCGGCACCGGGGGGAAATTTCCCCAGACCATCTACTGCGGCTTCGACCCCACGGCCGACTCGCTTCATGTCGGGCATCTGCTGGCGCTTTTGGGCCTTTTTCATTTCCAGCGAGCGGGCCACAACGTGATCGCGCTGGTGGGAGGCGCCACGGCGCGCCTGGGAGACCCAAGCGGTCGTACCAAGGAGCGCGAGGCGCTGGATGCGGAGCGCGTGCAAAGCAACGCGCGTGCCCTGAGCCAAGGGCTAAAGGCCCTGGCGACTAATCACCAGCAGCTCTTTGCAAATGGGCGGACCTGGGGCAGCTTCACCGTGCTGGACAATTCGGCCTGGTACCAGAAGCAGGACCTGGTGGACTTCCTAGCGGCAGTGGGTGGCCACTTCCGCATGGGAACGCTGCTGAGCAGGCTGAGTGTGCAGACTCGGCTCAGGAGCCCCGAAGGCATGAGTTTAGCCGAGTTTTTATACCAGGTGCTCCAGGCCTATGATTTCTACTACCTGTTCCAGCATTACGGATGCCGGGTCCAGCTGGGTGGATCAGATCAGCTGGGCAATATCATGTCTGGATACGAGTTCATCCACAA GTTGACTGGAGAAGATGTGTTTGGAATCTCTGTTCCTCTAATTACAAGTACAACTGGAGCGAAACTAGGCAAGTCTGCTGGCAATGCTGTTTGGCTAAACAGAGATAAGACATCTCCATTTGAATTGTATCAGTTTTTTCTCAGGCAACAAGATGATTTGGTAGAAAG ATACCTGAagctcttcacttttctgcctcTTCCAGAGATTGACCACATCATGCAGCTGCATGTCACAGAGCCAGAAAAGCGGGGTCCTCAGAAGCGACTTGCTGCGGAAGTAACAAAGCTTGTTCATGGACAAGAAGGGCTGGCCTCTGCTAAAAG GTGTACACAAGCCCTTTATCACAGCAGCATAGATGCGCTGGAAGTCATGTCTGATCAAGAGTTAAAAGAACTGTTTAAAGAGGCTTCATTTTCTGAATTAGTTCTTGACCCTGGAACAAGCGTCCTAGATACATGCCGCAAAGCAAATGCCATTCCAGATGGTCCCCGAGG gtATCGGATGATTACAGAAGGTGGAGTCAGTATAAATCATAAACAAGTAACAAATCCTGAGAGTGTTTTAGTTGTTGGACAACATATTCTTAAAAATGGACTTTCATTacttaaaataggaaaaaggaactTCTACATTATAAAATGGCTTCAGCTATGA